ATTCTCCATCACATAGTCGCTAACATTAGGGACCGCTCTGTCAATATCACCTTTTGCAAGTCTGCCTTTTTGATGTTGCAAGCACATCAATGTAATATATTGCCCACGTTCTTCCATTGTCATCATGTATGTTCCTGTTAAGAAATCAGAACTATACATTAGGAACGCAGGATCCTTGTTTTCCATTTAATCACCTCTTTACCTTAGTGTTAGTTCATCAACGTAATATGTAGTGCCCAGTCCAATTTGCTCTGCATAACTTAATACAACTTCGATGAATATGCTCATTTCTTCTTTATCAAATTGCGATGTACCACGATAGCAACCGAACACGACTGTGTCAGCCTTATCTGTGGTTCTGCGCTCGATGATTTCGACAACTCGATATACTTTACTTAGACTTTCCTTTGTCTGCTCTAAGCCTTGTAAGTAGTCAATTTGAATGCGAGCATTTTTTATCAAATTTTTATAAAGTTCCATTTCAGAACCTTTATCGGTCGAGCCGTTTTCGTGTTTGTCAATCTCATGAATCAACGCCCATATCATTCTGTTTTGTTCCAGTGTGCGCTGAGACTTTTTATCGTTTATTGAAATATCAAGTAATCGCTCTTTATCAATTTTATTGAGCGACTTCCAATACTGACGACCGATAGTGAATGTGACCACTATGTCTTTGTCTGTGAAAAAGAAGTCGCGGAGTTTACCGATTAGTTTCATCAATCGAATCCGCCATCATACATACTCTTCGAGACATCACCGTCTTTAAAGTTTTCTTGAAGCCTGATAGCGTTAATTATTTTTACTTTTGATTCTCGGCATGGTTGATAGCCATATTTTGCATATCTAAACATTCTGTCAAAAGTCGAGAATGGAAACGCTAGTTCTTCAGCGGAATTGTCTATCACCAATCTCTTTTGGGATAAGTGTTGAAAAAAGTCTTTGTGATGGACGATCTCGTAAGAGAATTCAGGTTCGTCTTGTTCGTTAAAGCCATCAAACGATTTCCTAAAGGCAAACTTCGTTATTGTGAAATCGAACCTGTTTATAACTTCTTCCATAGTTCCGAATACTGACTTAATTAACTCGAAGCTTACTCCGGTCGAAACGTCTTTAAATCCCGTACATTTTTCATTCTGATATGTTTTTACAACATTCTCCCACTTTGTTACTTTCTTAATTGCTTCTTCGTAATTTGTTTTGTTATCAAAGAAGACATCAATATCTTTTGCTGGCACCTTCTCAAAAATATTCTTAAAGCATCCACCAGCGATAAACGACCCGTTCAACCCCCTTGTGTAATATGATACAAATGAAATTTCCCGAAGTTCGTCAAAGTCTCTTTCGATGAATTTATCCATGTTTACCTCCTGTAAGTTACCAATTCAATGCTCCAATTAGGGTATAGTCTTTTAACGTACTCAATTGCGTGATTCTTCATCGCTGTACGTTCTTCGTCTACTCCCTGATCCATTATTCTGTGACATGATGCACAGTGCGTTACTACGTTCTGTTCAATTCCCAAGCCGCCTTTTGACCTTGGGATAACATGACTATTGGGCATCGCTTGAGGTTCGCCACAATTGATGCAGCATTCACCGTCTCGCTCCCATACAATCTTTTTAGTTTTCTGTGTTATTTCTAAAGCTTTAGTTCTCTTGCTCATTTGCAATTACCTCAACTTCTATTCTTGGATTGGTCTTATCAACCAACACCGTATGATTGATTTGATTAATGTATTTCTGTCCGTCACCCTCGATTATTCCGTGCGACACCATTGCGTCCTGAATGAACTTGACCGCAAAGGTTATGTTATCAACGTCACGGCGTTTATTAGGCTCATGCCACGTGATTTCAAGGGTTATTGGGTATTTATTCACCTTAGATAGTTTGGCTTTCCTAAGGGCTTGTAAAATGATTAATTCATTTAATTTCTTGGACTTGTTACCGGCATATTTATTTGAGCGGTTTGACTTCGTATAATCGTTCAAGCCATCCAGTTTTCCTGGTATTGTGAATTTCATTCAACGCCTCCATATCTCGTGCTTTCATGCAATTCAACCACTTCGTAATCACCTGCCGAGTTTGCATCAATAAATTGTTGTGCTTGT
The window above is part of the Erysipelothrix sp. HDW6C genome. Proteins encoded here:
- a CDS encoding HNH endonuclease is translated as MSKRTKALEITQKTKKIVWERDGECCINCGEPQAMPNSHVIPRSKGGLGIEQNVVTHCASCHRIMDQGVDEERTAMKNHAIEYVKRLYPNWSIELVTYRR
- a CDS encoding RusA family crossover junction endodeoxyribonuclease codes for the protein MKFTIPGKLDGLNDYTKSNRSNKYAGNKSKKLNELIILQALRKAKLSKVNKYPITLEITWHEPNKRRDVDNITFAVKFIQDAMVSHGIIEGDGQKYINQINHTVLVDKTNPRIEVEVIANEQEN